A single genomic interval of Corylus avellana chromosome ca10, CavTom2PMs-1.0 harbors:
- the LOC132163979 gene encoding zinc finger CCCH domain-containing protein 25 — translation MNPLTLVKRIQQINTKEAALGISEQASWHAKYKDSAYVYAGGIPFDLTEGDLLAVFAQYGEIVDVNLVRDKGTGKSKGFAFVAYEDQRSTNLAVDNLNGAQILGRIIRVDHVSNYKKKQEEDEEEERKKREERGVCRAFQRGDCTRGAGCKFSHDEQRAANTGWGPQNEGPKWGHDKFEGPKWGEKQSDRNPSKPVRPPMIPGGFRRDDKDMPSRSKGSERALESNPRVSDRREEKSSGRHDDDEFEPKSREDHDRRQDKRLGRHNDNEFQSKSRDHNREERRSRTLDGDEFQPKAREVNDWRAEKRSRRDNGVEFESKSRDVREEKRLRRHGDDHLEPKSREDGKEEKRSRRHDDEFDGKEEKRSRRQDDDDEFEPRSREDGREEKKSRRHDSDYHMVEKGDKGGDIWPNHRRDSTSRSNRGGDGDRRHRSDKDLH, via the exons ATGAACCCGTTAACCCTAGTAAAACGCATTCAGCAAATCAACACGAAAGAAGCGGCACTAGGGATCTCCGAACAAGCTTCATGGCACGCCAAGTACAAGGACTCCGCCTACGTCTACGCCGGCGGCATTCCCTTCGACCTCACCGAAGGCGATCTCCTCGCCGTTTTCGCCCA atatgGAGAGATCGTCGATGTTAACCTTGTTAGAGACAAAGGCACTGGTAAATCCAAAGGCTTTGCGTTTGTTGCGTATGAGGACCAGAGAAGTACGAATCTTGCTGTAG ataACTTGAACGGAGCTCAGATTTTAGGTAGGATTATTAGGGTTGATCATGTTAGTAACTATAAGAAGAAACAGGAAGAAGACGAAGAGGAGGAGCGGAAGAAGAGAGAGGAACGCGGCGTGTGCCGCGCTTTCCAAAGAGGCGATTGCACTCGTGGCGCCGGTTGCAAATTTTCGCACGACGAACAA AGAGCTGCGAATACAGGTTGGGGTCCTCAAAATGAAGGTCCAAAATGGGGACATGACAAGTTTGAAGGTCCAAAATGGGGTGAGAAACAATCTGACAGGAACCCATCAAAACCTGTTCGGCCACCTATGATTCCAGGTGGTTTTAGACGGGATGATAAAGATATGCCCTCCAGATCAAAGGGCAGTGAAAGGGCCTTAGAGAGCAACCCTAGGGTAAGTGATAGGAGGGAGGAAAAGAGTTCAGGAAggcatgatgatgatgagttcGAGCCAAAGTCAAGGGAAGATCATGACAGGAGGCAAGATAAGAGATTGGGAAGGCATAATGATAATGAATTTCAGTCTAAGTCAAGAGATCATAATAGGGAAGAAAGAAGATCAAGAACACTTGATGGTGATGAATTTCAGCCAAAAGCGAGAGAAGTTAATGATTGGAGAGCAGAAAAGAGATCAAGAAGAGACAATGGTGTTGAATTTGAGTCAAAGTCAAGAGATGTGAGGGAGGAAAAGAGATTGAGAAGGCACGGTGATGATCATCTTGAACCAAAGTCCAGAGAAGAtggaaaggaagaaaagaggTCAAGAAGGCATGATGATGAATTTGAtggaaaggaagaaaagagatCAAGAAGgcaggatgatgatgatgaatttgagccaagatcaagagaagatggaagggaagaaaagaaatcgAGAAGGCATGACTCAGATTACCATATGGTAGAAAAGGGAGACAAGGGAGGAGACATTTGGCCAAATCATCGTAGGGATTCCACATCTCGTTCTAACAGAGGGGGAGACGGAGATCGCCGGCATAGATCAGATAAGGATCTTCATTAA
- the LOC132164582 gene encoding disease resistance protein RPV1-like — MAAQTHSSPSKSRWNYDVFLSFRGADTRKNFTDHLYSALIRAGIRTFRDDEELRSGNNISTELLNAIHGSRIFIVVFSKDYASSRWCLDELAEIVQCKNNIGHTLIPIFYHVDPSHVRRQTETFAKAFAKHEGRFQADMERVQRWREALTEAANCSGWDLGSVANGYESRFIDKIIEEVLGKVKPTHLKVAIHPTGMNSRIEEIKVLLNLGTKDIVRIVGIYGMGGIGKTTIVKAVYNQICDGFEGGSCLLNIKEHSEQFNGLVHLQEKLLYDIVKKNLKIDNVDEGIELIEERIQGKRVLVVLDDVDDLKQIHTLVGNFKKFGLGSRLVVTTRDEHLLTQLQVNGKYEVKKLDQLESLQLFSWHAFGMAEPIEGYLDLSISVVKYAGGLPLALEVLGSYLLRRSIIEWKSALEQLHTNPHRQIQRILQISFDSLDDKTMEIFLDIACFFIGMDKEYVNKILHGCGFFPDIGINILIQRSLVTIDYYNRLRMHDLIRDMGREIVCKRSSNDLGKRSRLWFHEDAFNVLGKHMGSELVEGIILNQPVLEDVYLQTETFAMMKNLRLLQINAVYLTGSYEHISKELRWLCWHKCPLKSLPLSFSLENLAVLDIQHSQIKQVWKENKIFNKLKVLNLSDSKDLTKSPNFLQVPHLEILILEGCTNLIEVHESIGHLEGLVLLNLEGCKKLRDLPRSICNLISLEILNLSGCLKLDKLPEQLGNMMALKELLADRTAIKQLPSSVGLLKNLKTVSLFGYEGESSNSWLSCFSSWISPKSSVCKSLLPASVSRLCLLSRLCLRQCSLSEDGFPIDLGSLSSLRDLTLSGNDFRNLPNCISQLPKLTYLYLNDCTTLQSISGLPASLRIVYAEDCTSLERLSVLPHVKNRQFFFLRNCHKLVEIQGLKPSSIIHMEGCNNLAYDFTESLLQCPSTKSANQYSAIFLPGSEVPNWFSHQSIGSSISFHVPAISEGEIRGLLVCAVYAAKEEPDEIGGATGCRMKINNKTRGYRYTNWKTFSVLPITCEDHFFVYHTPLIKNQLEMETGDKMEVSIEPWRAIEVKKCGIHLLVQDSNVVDEFGSVVQHVDSDTATDGSANEGKVSDGED; from the exons ATGGCCGCTCAAACCCATTCTTCACCTTCCAAATCTCGTTGGAACTACGATGTCTTCCTCAGTTTCAGAGGTGCAGATACCCGCAAGAACTTCACCGATCACCTCTACTCTGCTCTGATTCGAGCCGGGATTCGGACCTTCCGAGATGACGAGGAGCTTCGAAGTGGGAACAACATCTCTACTGAACTACTCAACGCGATTCATGGATCGAGGATTTTTATTGTGGTTTTCTCCAAAGACTATGCTTCTTCTAGGTGGTGCCTTGATGAACTTGCAGAGATTGTGCAATGTAAGAATAACATAGGCCACACTCTCATTCCCATATTTTATCATGTGGACCCCTCGCACGTTAGAAGACAGACCGAAACGTTTGCCAAAGCATTTGCCAAGCATGAAGGGCGGTTTCAAGCAGATATGGAGCGGGTACAAAGGTGGAGAGAAGCTCTTACTGAAGCTGCAAACTGTTCCGGTTGGGATCTCGGGAGTGTTGCAAACGG GTATGAATCGAGGTTTATCGACAAGATTATTGAAGAAGTTTTAGGTAAAGTGAAGCCAACTCACTTAAAGGTTGCCATACACCCAACAGGAATGAATTCTCGTATTGAGGAgataaaagttttattaaatCTTGGAACAAAGGATATTGTTCGCATTGTGGGCATATATGGGATGGGGGGAATTGGTAAAACCACCATAGTAAAAGCTGTCTACAACCAAATATGTGATGGATTTGAAGGAGGCAGTTGTCTTTTGAACATCAAAGAACATTCAGAACAGTTCAATGGTTTAGTTCATTTACAAGAAAAACTTCTTTATGATAtcgtgaaaaaaaatttgaagattgACAATGTTGATGAAGGAATCGAATTGATTGAGGAAAGAATTCAAGGCAAAAGAGTTCTTGTTGTTCTTGATGACGTAGATGACTTGAAACAAATACACACTTTAGTTGGAAACTTCAAAAAGTTTGGTCTAGGAAGTAGACTCGTGGTAACAACTAGAGATGAACATTTACTAACTCAATTACAAGTAAATGGAAAGTATGAGGTTAAAAAATTAGATCAGTTGGAGTCTCTTCAACTTTTCAGTTGGCATGCTTTTGGGATGGCCGAACCAATAGAAGGTTACTTGGACCTTTCAATTAGCGTAGTGAAATATGCTGGAGGACTTCCATTAGCTCTTGAAGTTTTGGGTTCATATCTCTTAAGAAGAAGCATTAttgaatggaaaagtgcattggaACAATTGCATACAAATCCTCACCGCCAAATTCAGAGAATACTTCAAATAAGCTTTGATTCATTGGATGATAAAACAATGGAAATATTCCTTgatattgcatgtttctttATTGGCATGGACAAAGAATATGTCAACAAGATTCTCCATGGATGTGGTTTCTTTCCAGATATTGGCATCAATATTCTCATTCAAAGGTCCCTTGTGACAATTGATTACTATAATAGGTTGAGGATGCATGATCTAATTCGAGATATGGGAAGAGAAATTGTTTGCAAAAGGTCATCCAATGATCTGGGAAAACGTAGTAGGTTGTGGTTTCACGAGGATGCCTTCAATGTATTAGGCAAGCATATG GGATCGGAACTAGTGGAGGGTATCATCCTAAATCAGCCTGTACTTGAAGATGTATATTTACAAACTGAAACGTTTGCAATGATGAAGAATTTGAGATTGCTCCAAATCAATGCTGTATATCTCACTGGATCCTATGAACATATTTCCAAAGAGCTAAGATGGCTTTGCTGGCATAAATGCCCTCTGAAATCTCTGCCACTAAGTTTTTCTCTAGAGAATCTTGCTGTTCTTGACATACAACATAGTCAAATCAAACAAGTCTGGAAGGAGAACAAA ATATTCAACAAGTTGAAAGTCCTTAATCTCAGCGATTCCAAAGATCTCACTAAATCACCAAACTTCTTACAAGTcccacatctagaaattctgaTACTTGAAGGTTGCACAAACCTAATTGAGGTTCATGAATCTATTGGACATTTGGAAGGACTTGTTTTACTAAATCTAGAAGGATGCAAGAAACTAAGGGATCTGCCAAGAAGCATTTGTAATTTAATCTCTCTTGAAATTCTTAACTTGTCTGGCTGCTTAAAACTTGACAAGTTACCGGAGCAATTGGGGAATATGATGGCTCTAAAAGAGTTGCTTGCAGACAGAACTGCTATCAAGCAACTACCATCCTCCGTTGGTCTTTTGAAGAATCTCAAAACTGTATCATTATTCGGATACGAAGGAGAATCCTCAAACTCTTGGTTGTCATGTTTCTCATCGTGGATTTCACCCAAAAGCTCGGTCTGCAAAAGTTTGTTGCCAGCTTCTGTTTCTAGATTATGTCTTTTGAGTAGACTATGTCTCAGGCAGTGCAGTTTGTCTGAAGATGGATTCCCCATTGATCTTGGCAGTTTATCTTCACTCCGAGATTTGACTTTATCCGGAAACGATTTTCGCAACCTGCCAAATTGCATCAGTCAGCTTCCTAAATTAACTTATTTGTATTTGAATGATTGCACGACTCTTCAATCAATTTCAGGACTCCCTGCAAGTTTAAGGATCGTATATGCAGAAGACTGCACATCACTGGAAAGACTATCAGTTTTGCCACACGTGAAaaatagacaattttttttccttcgtaACTGCCATAAACTGGTTGAGATTCAAGGCTTGAAACCTTCATCAATCATTCACATGGAAGGATGCAACAATTTGGCCTATGATTTTACTGAGAGTCTCCTCCAG TGTCCGTCGACCAAGAGTGCTAATCAGTATAGTGCTATTTTCCTCCCTGGTAGTGAGGTTCCAAATTGGTTCAGCCATCAGAGCATTGGATCTTCAATATCCTTTCACGTACCTGCAATTTCAGAGGGTGAAATCCGGGGCTTGCTTGTTTGTGCTGTTTATGCAGCCAAGGAAGAACCCGATGAGATTGGTGGTGCTACTGGTTGTCGCatgaaaatcaataataaaaccagAGGCTACCGATACACTAACTGGAAAACATTCAGTGTTCTTCCTATAACCTGTGAAGATCATTTCTTTGTCTACCACACGCCACTGATAAAAAATCAATTGGAGATGGAAACTGGAGACAAAATGGAGGTGTCCATCGAACCATGGAGGGCGATTGAAGTGAAGAAGTGTGGAATTCATCTACTAGTTCAAGACTCTAATGTAGTAGATGAATTTGGAAGTGTGGTCCAACATGTGGATTCTGATACTGCTACTGATGGTTCTGCGAATGAAGGGAAGGTTTCTGATGGTGAGGACTGA